The Fusarium fujikuroi IMI 58289 draft genome, chromosome FFUJ_chr05 DNA segment GATTCACCGATAAGCGCTAGCTACCGAGGAATACCACTGACTCTGTCCAGAAACAGTCGGTGGTGCGCTGGCAAAGGCGAGAGCCTCCTAGAACAATGCGCGCGGCACTTGGTTAAACTTGACGGTGAGAGGACAAATTTCTGGGTCATGGTTCAATTCGTGGCACTACTACATACGTGTAAATGTGCTCAATTCCATCTACCATGGCAAGGTTCTCGATCTTAGCTACCTAGCAACACTTGCCTGTTGTTCATTAAGACAATCTTCACGCGAGAGCATTCCAACATCAGGTTCGCTCCGCCTTGTTGCCAGTAGCCGGCATGATATCCCACATCGAATCCCCCTCACCAACAATGATCGAGTACGCTACCTGAGCATAATGCTCAGCGACAGGCACCAAGTACGGGTTGATCTCTTCGTAGCACTCAATCAACTGGAAGAAGAGCCACGGGATGTGATGTTCCATCATTCCCCACTGCTTGACTTCAAAACGAGCCTGTGCACTACCGTCATCCGGCGGAGTTGCAAGAATGACAAAGCCCATGgtctcaagagccttgatgAGCATTTCAGCAGCCCCGACAAAATCTTCATCCTGACGACAGCGAATTCCGACGTAGGCATAAAGTTGGGCGATGCACCAGCGGATCTGCTTGGCGGGTTTGCCAGAGTAGGTCTTCTCGACAACACGCAGAAGCTTAGTGGCCTTGTCAAGGTCGAATTCCTGATCGGAAGGCAGCTGCTTGTGGAATTCTTCGCTGAGCTCTTTACGCTGAACGCGAACAGCCTCGGTGGTCTTGAGTCGGTCCTTGCACAGTTCACAATCACATTTGAATCCCCATTTGGCCAAGCCCTTCTGAACATCCTGGTATGACTCCGAGTCAGTAGATGGGCGGTAAGGGAACGTCAACTCGGTGTCGGCCGGTATGTCTCGCGCCGCGCGGATGATGGCCATGTCGCCGATGAATGAGCGGCGGCAGTTGCCAACACAAGAGTGGTTGATGCGAGCGACGAGAAGCCAGACACCGACGGAGGTGAAGAGAGGCCTCTCACGGGTGGAGGCGCAGACTTCGGGGGCTGGGTTGCCGCCCCAGACGTTGTTGCCACAGAAGTCGCGAGTGGATCGTGGGGCACCGAAGGAATTGAGAGAAAGGATCTTCTCGACAAGGAAACTGCGATACCAGATTAACAAGTGTTCCATCGGGAACCAGGGGCAAGTCAACTTACGAATCAACAACAGGACGTCCATCCGCCTCGGTAGCTGTTACCGGTTTATACTTCCCATGGTGTAGCTGGGTAAAGGCAGAGAGAGCTTCTGGATCATGGTACAACTTCTGAACAACCTTGGGCCAGAGATTCGCCGATGCACCAGACGTCAGgcgcttggtgttgaagttgaccaTGTGGGTGCATTTTTCCATGACTCGGGTCTCGTCGATGAATGAGTACTCAAAGGCCTTCTCAACGAGGAGTAAGTCGCCCGCCTTGACAGCCTTGGTGGTGAACAGACCGCGACCGCGACCAGGCGACTCCCGAATCTCAACAGGCTTCGAGTAGGTGGCGCAATCAATCAAGGGAGCTCCCTTGGCTGCCTTGGCAGTCTCATACATCTTCTTGAAGTTGTATTTACCCGTGTGCTGCTCTGTCAGTCGTGTCTTGACAGAAAGAAGAGTTGTCTCGGCCGCCTTGCTGTCAGGAGACTTGTCCAGGAGGTCGATGAGCATGGCTTCGCAATCTTCGAACCGCTTCAGTTTGTAGAGGGCGGTGGCATGACGGAACAAAGCCTTCTCCGTAGGCGCCTCGGGGTCATAAGCCCGGGTGGCATCTAGCAGTGCTTGGGCGGGTCGaccaagcttgaggttggTGAGGGAGCGGTTGAGGTGGGCCAGCTGCTTGTCTTGGGGAGTCTCGGCGACATCGAGGGCTTCAGAGTACCTGCAGTTCACAATATTAGCTATGAGTGAGTTGAAGGAGGATGGGCGACTGACGAGTGATGAGCTTCTGCCCAATTCTTGTTGCGAAAGGCCTTGTTGCCGTGATCGCGGTGGCCATGACTGGTCTTGTCGTCTCGGCATGGGTCAACTTTCCATGCCTCCGGGATTCGCCCATCGCCATGGCGCACGGGAATGATGTCGCCCGGGTGGTCGACTCTCAGCGAGTAGTAAAGCTGGGGAATCTGAGAGAAATTCGGGGAGATGGTGTCATTAACCCGCTGAAAGAAAGGGTTCTTGACGATGCACACGTGATAGTCCAACATGGTCCAGTTGCAGGAGATTTCCTTCTCCAAGGGCTGGTGATACAGCTTGAGCAAGACAGCTGTACCCGCTTGATCCTCAACGATGAACATGATAGCCTCATGACGGTCGATAGTCGACAACTTGTGGAGGAAAACCTTTGATCCCCAATGATGAGTTTCAAGACGCATCTCGGAGATGCTGATCGgcttgagatccttctcaGGGATGGTACAAGGTGGATAAGGGGCTTCAACAGTGGTGATGGGGAGAACCTCCATTTGgtcttcaacaagcttggaGTTTGGAAAAGGGTAGTCACCTCCACAAACCATTCGGATAAATCCGCCAGAGGGGGATAAGCCGGGCGTGATCATGGCCTTGCCGAGTGCTCGGATCATGAAGGTTTTGTTGACGGTATCCTTGTCAGGATGGTCGGTCACAAGCTGGCCCTTGTTCTTTTGGGCCTCGGCGAGGGCCGTTTCGGTAGTCTTGACCCATTTGACCAAATTCGGGTCGAATGAACCGTCAAGGAGATCCATCGTGGTCGTGGCTGCGGCGTGATTCCGTGAACAGTATTGGTGATGCGAGGTAAAGAGCAATCGTAGAAGTGAAAGGATAAGAACGAAATTGCTGGTGACGAAAAGAGATGAGGACGTAGAGGTTGCGAGGGAGAGCAAGAGGTGGGGGGGatgagatggtgaagagacCTTAGGTGAGGTTAGGAAAGTCGCGGGCTGGGGTTGGACAGAATGGAAGGAGCGCTGAGGTGGTTGTCGGGTGGCAAGGCAACAATCTCTGTTCAGGTTGCAATGAATTCTCGCATCTTCCAGGGCAGGTGCATTGTAAGGCCGCAGCTTCTGGCAAACAAACAGCAACTGCCCGCACCAACAAACAGTGTCCGCAACTGCAAGCTGAATGCTTGGTTTTGGGCGTTGCACAAACAGGAATAGTGGAGTCAATCTGGCTGCTGTGTTAATGTTCACCTACAATAGATATGTGCTTGCCCGATTAGTCCCATTTTTGCTGCTGTCTCGCTTATGCTTAATTCCTTACGTTGCATCCAATGTTTCATCTGCCACATCCAATCCTGCCCGCTGCATCTCGCTACGGCTATCCGTACACTGCCCAAAAACCATCCAATCCGACTGCATGTGCACCTAGATACTTAGTTATTGTAGAACAAATCAAGCAAGGTGATGGCTGAGGTTGTTCTGGATTGCAGAGGACGTTTATTATTGTATACGTATTTTGGAGGTATCCAGCTACAAACACAGTGATCTGAGCAAACGCAATTGGAAGTAAACTATCATGGTGCATACAGGAACCCAGCGAGTCCATTGCGGTCCGTCCATTGTACATGTCTCCGTAGCCGTGATCAGATGACCCTTGACAATTCAATCTCTGCGGTGAACGCGAACCATGAGCTCAGACTGTGAGAAAATGCCACAATTAAACACAGTCCAAGGCTTGGTAGGATCACAAATCGTAAAGTCAAACCGTCTCAACAACTGCACAAAATTAGCCTCATcctccctcatcatcaaaataCTTACCTCGACATAGATCTTGTTCAGCTCCATCAAAGCAACCGGTCTCCCCAAACACTGCCATCTTCCATAACTAAAGATCAACTCCAGCGCACTCTCCATCTCCCTCAACTTCTCACCCTTACTCTCCAGCCATCTCTCCGGCCGAAACTCTCCAGCATCAGAACCCCAGATATCCTCACGGCGGAATATTCCCCACGCGCAGTATCCTATTTTGGTGCCGCCAGGTATGAACTTTCCTTTCCAGGTGTCGCCTTGGGGAGGGACTTGTTTGGACATAAGACCTGCGACGGGGGGGAATATGCGGAGACCTTCTTTTATGACGGCTTGGAGGTAGGGGAGATCACGGCCGATGGAGTCGGGGATTATGGGTTCTGAGAAGTGGGTTTCTGAGATTTCAGTGCGGAGGGTGGTGTATACGAGGggattggtgatgatgtaaAGCATGGTTGAGCGAATGGCTGTAGCTGTGGTATCTGAGCCCGCGACGCTGCGACTGTTAGCCAAGACACCAACTGACTCGAAGCACTTACATCTGCAACAGAATCTCCGACTCTGCTTCTTTCTGTGTGAGGCCATGAGCAACAAAAGACCCAAGCATATCTTTCTGAACCTTTTTATCTGGTCCAAATCGCTCAGCCGTGACCTGTTTCGCAATCCTTCAATCCGTCAGCACCTTCACCCAAGTCAATTAAACACCATGATACTGACCCCATCAACTTTCCAAACCCAAGCCTATCCTTCTCCGACGGCAAAAGGCTTTTGAATAGTGGCGAACTCAAAATCTTGACCAGCCACGGAATGACTGTTGTCACCATGACAGCGGGCAGCGTCTCCTCCGTGATCTGGATATACTTGTACACATCCGAATCCGTCTCCAGAAACCCAAACGGCTCACCAAACGCCAGGTCCGAAATGACATCTAGAGTGAAAAACTGCGCGCGCCGACCAAAATCAACGGGTTTTTTCTCATCGGCGTATTTTCCCAATAAGTTCATGAAGGAGAGTATGTTCTTGTCGATCTTTGGTTCGAGATTCTCTACTTCGCGACCGCCGTAGCCAGCTGACATTTTAGAGCGCAGCTTGAAATGCTCGTCCTCGTCGCGCCATGAGAGAATGTTGTTGTTTCCGGGATCGAAGCGCATGCCGTCGTACCAATCTGATCGACGATACTCGGTTCGTACGTTAAGGATATGGCGCATTAGTTCTGGATCGTCGGTGAGAAGATCATTGGGTCCGACTCGGGCGATTGAGCCTGTTGAGATTGTAAGCTTGCGATGGCGATGCGATTACTGGATAATTTGCCGTATTGTTTTGTCACCTCCCAGAAGTCGAGGTATGCTCTTCCACCACCGACTTTCTTGATTAACCACCATTTTGAGAGGGCTGCTAGGCGAGGGCCCTTAAATTCGCGCAGGCGGTTGTACTGTCGCCATGTTGAGAGGGCGGACCAGAGTGTCAGGAAGACTAGAAGCAGCCCTGCGATTGCGATCGATGGACGAACATCACCAGCCATTTCGCGCAAATGGCCCAGAAAAGAATctgcagccatgatggcacTGCCAAGAACAATCTTCAACAATTTGCGGTGGTTATATCACCAAGCgttgaagctgttggttCGCGCGAACAGTTTGGATCAGGGACCAGCGGGCCGAACCCGTGGGGACTTGGCTTTACAAAAAGAAACAATTCTACAGGCTCAAGAGGATCATTAATGTTCCCTTCCTTGCACTAGCATATGATCGTGCATTACATTGCGTCCATCCCCTCGGTAAGACAACGAATGCGAACGAAGCTGTCTTGTGTTCCAGCCCCTCCACAGCAGACTAAACTCAGCGCTAGACCTTCTAGACCACTAAACCCATCCTCTATCGTGCTACGGAGGTTTAtaccaaaagtctttgccagCAAGCAGGGATTAGCAACTACccttataaacttaaataggGTATCCctactaaatttattaactatcttctataagtaatttttatACCATTCTTTCCctctttaacttataaagaaaatactatatataaaaatagatattataatttaggctttaataataatattaaaagtgcCTTATAGAGAAGTAAAAACTATACcttaaatctattttcttactaatatctctaaatatataattaataagatatatttttatataattaaaagaggctttaagtttaataaatatccccttaagcttattaatatttagctTAAAGATagttcttaattaaaatagcctttaaagtaaattaataaaaattacagcctaattattattaaggttaatatagattaatttagtagaaaaaaaatatttattaatatctttattaagcttagtaattaaggcattaagattttagtaatatctattagtaaaatccttaaattaataaaatataagaaaataaagctaataaaaaagcctaaattaattatagtaataaaaaaagagcgcctaaaatagtatattacttataaagattaaacccttaaagattaaaaagctataatttagttagataagacttctataatgcttttttattattgcaatagctattatatttaaaggcAGCCTAAAAAGCAATTtctctatagctatatttataagagatagaaaggctttagtaagtttatattttaggcctgctttttatataataaaaaaggtctttattattactagtCTTTAGAGAccttaaaagagaaaaaagaagctaaagaggcaatataggtaataaataaagagcttaagctagttataaaagagaaataaaagcttaaaaataaaataagaaggCTAGggctttataacctattaggtaaaaagcctatatagtcttaaaataaggctaataagagagagaaaaaaaggcagtattaacTAGTAATAATACTGTATTAAAATCCtaatttttaaattactttcttttataaaagaatataaaaaggaaagattaaatacctttatataaaaagattaagcttttagttataaatactatattgtgatagttataataagcattccagggtaagaggtctagccttATTGGTGGGGTCAGAAGGCTATCTAtagtaatagatataaagagatagattccctttaatattttagttttaatatgCTTTTTTAGACtaaattttatactttttatctttatatttaatattattaaactgattacttaattacctatttaataataaagatcctattttaattaaacttttatagctatatatatttagcttataattaaggctattagaaattattatctttttatagtcttttttttattattactttttacctttaaattagtCTTTAAAACCTAGaaaattctttttattaatagttactACCTAAAGGGATTTTAgaactaactaattaaatagaaaggAGGGcacttttatattactaaaagttatagatatattaaagaaggaaggcattaaaataagaagatataaggcaaaaggctataataataataataataaaataataacttacttatagaagctatagatagtaataaatcttttagtttttaagctaaaagtaataatattaaatatcttataagtataaagggcaatactataattatagaattaagattattttatacttttattttataggaTAAAGATTTTGCGTTTTAATGAATAGAAGGGAATGGCCTTaacctaatagtattataatatagctatgGTATCCTTAAGGGATGCCtaccttaagaataaagttttttagggtttttatattaaaattaagacTTAAAGAGCTATTTCTTTTAAGGAGGCTaagattaatagtattttagaattttaataaaataccttttagaattacttaattaaaaggtcTTTAAGAGTAgtattataagatatttttatattaatagtattttaaacctttataaaagacctggctattataataataattaagataatagttttatagaggATAGATAAAAGGGATATtcctttaatcttttataaaaaggaggtatttatagaaaacttataaagatattttaaattaattaattaattaatacttactataataagcttatttaatactgctttaacctttaaggatataggaatttaatttataaagtctataaTTTTGCTAATTTAGGCTAGCAGTATGATTATAGCCCTTATTATAACTgataattaattctatatctttattagagtattttataaatagtgTAGAGggtatactattattaattaagtttctttatataaagaaaccTTTTTTAGGgagaatattatagagtatttttattactttaagtgttatatagataatgctaatattttattaaagaaatatattataacccttaagacctttactataaagtcttttataGGTGATATTTATTGTGCCtgtaaaggatatatataagaggaagctaaaaagaacctaaaggagatctttatagctaaagataatatagctataaatagccttaaaGCTAGGCTTAAGAAACTTAATTAAGAatggctttttaataattacccttaaataattaaatagttaacttactattaatttaagtttaagaaatttaaaaaggaatataaattaataactatttagtttaaGAATgtccttaatataatttattaggaTATTTTAGATAAGGTCTttctatagtataaaaaagggtaggataatatataaaatatattttatagctaatttatttaaataattagattaattattagtaataaaattactaaagCTAAcaattactaatatttagaaaaagataaaaaagataggctttaaGATTAGGCTTAAGAgatcttaaagttaaaggcaGTAGTAAAAGTACCTActaaaataatcctaaagaaagattaaaagtctatagtaaataccttaatagataaattaaTTGCCTTatttaaggaaatataagttaacttaactaaagaaataaagaataaaattaaaaagatatttaagatactttaagtatagatagataaaaagcttataaactaaataataagctagctttagtatataaccatttaaatatatttagtagtTATAGATTTAACTAATTAGACTAAAGaagagtttaatatatatattaatataaattatattaattagggctaataatatttatattagtattatattaagaaggGCTATTTCTTAAAAGGGTGTTATAATTTagaatttaatagaaagaatagtatagctaattataatatattaagtagtatagcctaaataggttattataaaaagccagttttaagctatttaatttataaggtaaaagcCAATTTTAGCATTAAAAAACTAATCTATATTTAgattttatacttttttaagtccttcctttatagaaatactaaatatataattatatataataatataaaaattagttaaaatatagaaagaaaggtcttaaatactatttagaaatatctaaataaaaagcctaattttaatctcTATAAACTCCTATATGCCTACCCTAGCGGTAATACCTACTTGccagtaaatattataaatagaatatataataatacttagccttaagatattaaattaatttaaataaattttattatatttaataaatacctaaatataatactaaataattaaaagtttaggctttttaagatttaaatttttaatattaatataaatataaatactaaaaagtaagtttatattaaagataaagaggaagtttaggctatagaaatcctaaagaGATAAACTATAGAAAAAGATTTAGGGAgttttaatctttttaggTAGAAAAAGAGACTTAAAAAATTAGATAAttttaaggcttattaaaactaaatttatatttaaataaaggtagatatctattttaagaagattaaattaactatttctaatatagtaatacttAACCTATAGCTAGGTAAAGAGattactaaaagaataaaggatatagtaaatagcattattaaggttttatactaaatagttaaggatataaaaactaattaaaatactttttaaattaccttaacctttataaatgcaatttagtttataagctaaaattataaaaagaattactaaaatttaataaaagaaatatctaagattaatattaatattaatactatttactttaagattaataataaagatataattaattaattagatagatatatttaaagcagtaaagaatagaagttaataaaagggaaatatataattattaaaaataaaggtattttttataaaacttaataaatagtctaaactattaattaaagtataatactgcagttaattaataataaaaaattaaaaaatttaatagtaaataactttaacttaaacctttacttttaaaatggtaataaattaataatataaaggcaGAAGCTGCCTAAAATTATagttaggcttaataatctagatagttatattataaaagctatagttaatactaGATCTAAAGGGAATATTATCTctaaaaaagttataaaggACTGtaagctaaagataattaatattaaagctataataatatcttatataggcaataagcttaagataataggctaaatagatattaagatatatttagtaaatatttaagtcttttagtagttctttattattttaactaaagtaatagtactttttattttaaaaatgccttttataaaattaatataaataacatttaattatttactataaaatagattaatactattaatttactggctaggtaatataaagtttattacttttatagtaaaattaattaagtaagagttaatatagattaaaactaaaggattaattaatttaaaataaatattaattttattattaagctagaagttaaggatatattaggcttaaaagagaataatatcttattattaattaaggcaataaactataaatctatagataaggttattaagttaattactaaaaaagagataaagtaatataaagagatcTTTAGAGctgcttttaataaaattaaatagtatatagatagagctattaagaaaagaaagaaagaaaaataggGTAtaaataaggataaaaaggtagctaatattatagttaatataatatataaataaaagggggtaaagatctattttataaataatatacctttagatagttttattttaaatagtaacccTTTTtaaaaggagaagaaataggctaaaattaaggatatattaaatattacagtaaagtatattaagtaaattacctttaagttctttaagattaagtaaggttattagctaaaaagagaaaggcttttagtactaaaggattaaataagtagtatattaatagatatagaactaaatatattccttaaggtaatatataattaagaggtaaccttaatataagacttcttaaagtatagatagttagatttaattattacttttctataagtCCTAAAGGTagttctatataaagtatagtaagTAAGAGATatcttaatacttaaaggttataaggtaatagttattaggctattaaagaaGTGActtatatatagagtattaAAGGAATCCTATAGTATCTATTAgaatatttagtttttagttattaagaaaaatagtaatttctatttaattaattttataactttaataaataaggtaacTATAAGGGATAGCTTATTATtgctatatatagataagttTTTAGTagattttactatatataagattattttattattaaatttctttttaagatataattaattttctcttaataaaaagagttaaaatataattatatttaatatactaatagggctattaaggatatatagtttaccttaaagagtaataaacttaatgGCCTagtttataaaaaatattatttatatctttagagACCTTATTTTAGAGGtctataaagctttttttaataatatttatattaagggattaattactatctataataaagaataagttattttaagtataaaaagatatatttttaaatatttaattaatattaataaggttctctttaatattaagctattaagatatattattataaaaggaaagtcTTAATTctactaaaagataataattatagtaagatacttttatagtatatataaaagggcacttaataatactaaagtaattaaaattataaaataaaagaaatatattaatatagagaaaatatagttatttttaggaattactaaatactataggtaatagatttattactttatttaaattgCTAAATCCCTTATTAAGTTACtctaaaaggatattaagtttttataggGCTAGCTAgagtaaaaagtaatagATATTctaaaagagaaaattatttaattacttttattaattacctttaattatactaaaaaggtaaagaagGTAatccttatagttaatataagcttaactagttagagtattatattaatataagttattaaagggaaatactatttaatataatttaagttagGGTTATAGAATAaggctaagtctatatataatataataaagagagAGTATTAAGTagcattatatatattttaaaggttaaaagggataatatatagcattAAGT contains these protein-coding regions:
- a CDS encoding related to pisatin demethylase, yielding MAADSFLGHLREMAGDVRPSIAIAGLLLVFLTLWSALSTWRQYNRLREFKGPRLAALSKWWLIKKVGGGRAYLDFWEVTKQYGKLSSSIARVGPNDLLTDDPELMRHILNVRTEYRRSDWYDGMRFDPGNNNILSWRDEDEHFKLRSKMSAGYGGREVENLEPKIDKNILSFMNLLGKYADEKKPVDFGRRAQFFTLDVISDLAFGEPFGFLETDSDVYKYIQITEETLPAVMVTTVIPWLVKILSSPLFKSLLPSEKDRLGFGKLMGIAKQVTAERFGPDKKVQKDMLGSFVAHGLTQKEAESEILLQIVAGSDTTATAIRSTMLYIITNPLVYTTLRTEISETHFSEPIIPDSIGRDLPYLQAVIKEGLRIFPPVAGLMSKQVPPQGDTWKGKFIPGGTKIGYCAWGIFRREDIWGSDAGEFRPERWLESKGEKLREMESALELIFSYGRWQCLGRPVALMELNKIYVELLRRFDFTICDPTKPWTVFNCGIFSQSELMVRVHRRD